The Mycolicibacterium boenickei genome has a segment encoding these proteins:
- a CDS encoding TetR/AcrR family transcriptional regulator codes for MTGSPDTAAKPRNKRGSTRARMLGSAVEVLRERGAAGVTIDEVLTRSGAPRGSVYHHFPGGRRQILTEALQFAANTIGGIIGAESSDSAWDLVHRFIEFWERVLTGSDFTAGCPVVAVAIAAPDEEPELAAAAAAIFDRWRAALTAAFSADGFDESDASSLAVMCIATLEGAVVLCRSSRSVDPLHDVARQLEFLIKSREFVRRNGVPGVSRPVP; via the coding sequence ATGACCGGGTCGCCTGACACCGCCGCGAAGCCGCGGAACAAGCGCGGCTCCACTCGTGCCCGCATGCTCGGCAGCGCGGTCGAAGTGCTGCGCGAGCGCGGCGCCGCCGGTGTCACGATCGACGAGGTACTGACCCGTAGCGGCGCACCACGCGGATCGGTGTACCACCACTTCCCCGGCGGCCGCCGTCAGATCCTGACCGAGGCGCTCCAGTTCGCCGCGAACACCATCGGCGGCATCATCGGTGCCGAGTCTTCCGACAGCGCATGGGATCTGGTACATCGATTCATCGAGTTCTGGGAACGTGTGCTCACCGGAAGCGATTTCACGGCAGGCTGTCCGGTGGTCGCGGTCGCGATCGCCGCGCCGGACGAAGAACCTGAACTCGCCGCTGCCGCCGCGGCCATCTTCGACCGCTGGCGTGCAGCGCTGACCGCGGCCTTCAGCGCCGACGGTTTCGACGAATCCGACGCATCCTCCCTGGCGGTGATGTGCATCGCCACCCTGGAAGGCGCTGTGGTGCTGTGCCGCTCGTCCCGGTCGGTCGACCCGTTGCACGACGTCGCCCGGCAACTCGAATTCCTGATCAAGTCAAGGGAATTCGTCCGACGGAACGGGGTACCCGGGGTCAGCCGCCCGGTGCCCTGA
- a CDS encoding crotonase/enoyl-CoA hydratase family protein has product MTTDPAFDTLTLQREGHVLLIGLNRPEKRNAFNVAMLTELALAYGLLESDDELRAGVLFAHGQHFTAGLDLVDVAPHLTSGELPVPEGGRDPWRLDGDWTKPVIAAAQGRCLTLGIELLLAADIRVAAQDTRFAQIEVLRGIYPFGGATLRLPRQTGWGNAMRWLLTGDEFDAAEAHRIGLVQEVAPDADAAVTRAREIAHTIADRAAPLGVRATLASAHTAHREGDAAAIARLRPVIAELFATADAAEGVQSFVERRAANFQGR; this is encoded by the coding sequence ATGACGACAGACCCGGCTTTCGACACCCTCACGTTGCAGCGGGAGGGTCATGTCCTGCTGATCGGTTTGAACCGCCCCGAGAAACGCAACGCGTTCAACGTCGCGATGCTCACCGAGCTTGCCCTCGCGTACGGATTGCTCGAGTCCGACGACGAGCTGCGGGCCGGTGTGCTGTTCGCGCACGGTCAGCACTTCACCGCCGGTCTCGACCTGGTCGATGTGGCGCCACACCTGACCAGTGGCGAACTGCCCGTACCCGAGGGCGGGCGTGACCCGTGGCGCCTCGACGGGGACTGGACCAAGCCCGTCATCGCCGCGGCCCAGGGGCGATGCCTGACGCTCGGTATCGAGCTGCTGCTGGCCGCAGACATCCGGGTCGCAGCACAGGACACCAGGTTCGCCCAGATCGAGGTGCTGCGCGGCATCTATCCGTTCGGCGGTGCGACCCTACGGCTACCGCGCCAAACGGGCTGGGGCAATGCCATGCGGTGGTTGCTCACGGGTGACGAGTTCGACGCCGCCGAGGCGCACCGCATCGGGCTGGTCCAGGAAGTCGCACCGGATGCGGATGCGGCCGTCACCCGGGCCCGCGAGATCGCGCACACCATCGCCGATCGCGCGGCACCGCTCGGGGTCCGGGCCACCCTGGCCTCGGCGCACACCGCGCACCGCGAAGGGGACGCCGCGGCGATCGCGCGGCTGCGGCCGGTGATCGCCGAACTGTTCGCCACCGCCGACGCCGCCGAAGGTGTGCAGTCGTTCGTCGAACGCCGCGCCGCCAACTTCCAGGGCCGCTGA
- a CDS encoding transposase, whose protein sequence is MAKPTKTQYSFEFKLEVVRKVIDEGATAQQVAQEYGLSSASLVQTWVRAYRRLGEEGLKPKPKGRQPQDAGSSSQELTDLARLEQENERLRAENAYLKKLRALMVHEQR, encoded by the coding sequence GTGGCTAAACCGACCAAAACGCAGTACTCGTTCGAGTTCAAGCTCGAGGTGGTGCGCAAGGTGATCGACGAGGGTGCGACTGCGCAGCAGGTAGCTCAGGAGTACGGGCTGTCGTCGGCCTCGCTGGTGCAGACCTGGGTGCGGGCCTACCGCCGGCTCGGTGAGGAAGGGTTGAAACCCAAACCTAAAGGGCGCCAACCTCAAGACGCTGGTTCCTCGTCGCAGGAGTTGACAGACCTGGCGCGGTTGGAGCAGGAGAATGAGCGGTTGCGGGCGGAGAACGCCTACCTAAAAAAATTGCGAGCCTTGATGGTGCACGAACAGCGGTGA